A window from uncultured Desulfobacter sp. encodes these proteins:
- the htpX gene encoding zinc metalloprotease HtpX, which translates to MANQFKTGMLLIMMTALFLVLGYLLGGRAGMFIALIFAGVMNVSSYWYSDKIVLKMYRAQPLDRSQAPGLFDTVARLARQAGLPMPKVYLIPESAPNAFATGRNPEHAVVAVTQGLMNLMNQEELEGVLAHELGHVKNRDILISTIVATLAGAIMWIASIARFSAFFGGSDDEEGGLGFIGVLVVSMVAPIAAMIVQMAVSRSREYLADATAASITGNPSGLASALSKLGGFSRSHAQVDANPATAHMFIVNPLTGRKMMNLFSTHPPIEDRVAKLMGSRPSGRNFPGNFGGGNREDHSGGATMEDQSRSFWDNMS; encoded by the coding sequence ATGGCAAATCAATTTAAAACCGGTATGCTGCTGATCATGATGACTGCTTTGTTCCTGGTGCTCGGCTATCTTTTAGGCGGCCGGGCCGGCATGTTCATTGCCTTGATTTTTGCAGGGGTGATGAACGTTTCAAGTTACTGGTATTCGGATAAGATTGTTTTAAAAATGTACCGGGCCCAGCCCCTGGACCGCTCCCAGGCCCCGGGGCTGTTTGATACCGTGGCCCGCCTTGCCCGCCAGGCGGGCCTGCCCATGCCAAAGGTATATCTGATTCCCGAATCCGCGCCCAATGCCTTTGCCACCGGGCGGAACCCCGAGCATGCCGTGGTGGCCGTGACCCAGGGACTGATGAACCTGATGAATCAGGAGGAGCTTGAAGGGGTGCTGGCCCATGAACTGGGCCATGTGAAAAACCGCGATATCCTTATTTCCACCATTGTGGCGACCCTGGCCGGGGCCATCATGTGGATTGCTTCCATTGCCAGGTTTTCTGCCTTTTTCGGCGGTTCGGATGATGAGGAAGGCGGCCTTGGATTCATTGGTGTGCTTGTGGTCTCCATGGTGGCGCCCATTGCCGCCATGATCGTTCAGATGGCCGTGTCCAGATCCCGGGAATACCTGGCCGATGCCACTGCCGCAAGTATTACCGGGAACCCCAGCGGCCTGGCATCCGCCTTGTCAAAGCTGGGGGGCTTCAGCCGCAGCCATGCCCAGGTTGATGCAAATCCTGCAACCGCCCATATGTTTATTGTGAATCCGTTGACCGGCAGGAAGATGATGAATCTGTTTTCCACACATCCGCCCATTGAAGACCGTGTGGCCAAGCTTATGGGATCACGGCCGTCCGGTCGTAATTTCCCGGGTAATTTCGGCGGGGGAAATAGAGAGGATCATTCCGGGGGCGCAACCATGGAAGACCAGAGTCGGTCGTTCTGGGACAATATGTCCTGA
- a CDS encoding response regulator, producing the protein MSFIQTRKFYPNSLRWKLITGAAIIHAVLMSLFIWDLVVRQKKVLFERQQEHAHALSQTLAVTCAHWLVSYDIAGLQELINAQRIYPELSFALITDINNKILAHTEPDKIGQLVLDMPEYAKNAAIYLLNQMVDVAVPVNLAGTHIGWVRIGIGNVTSNEKLKAIASDGVFYALSAIFIGALISWFIGTKLSSRLHTIQKTVRQIKADGEFSPIELPGNDEAALVAHEFNRMFEKLQRHQQRLKNLNEDLEILVDERTKELQKSVDAIKTKNMELTETKEELEKANLAKSVFLSNMSHELRTPLNAILGYAQIFADDQTLNEKQQSGIKTIHDAGNHLLMLINDILDLSKIEAGKLELFTQHVVLKKFLLSLCDIIRNRCAQKKILFRYEPDKDLPDIIVVDEVRLRQILLNLLSNAAKFTDKGYCLFAVKAESLAKEKTRLTFIVEDSGPGIAKESQKEAFEPFKQLGERLKYAEGTGLGLSISLQLATLMDGTLSLISPVHEDDVPEYGSGSRFVFTTIVETCAMHSHEKHLEPDAVYRLGEFEPGAKTILIVDDRPSNRAVLKDTLEPLGFIINEAADGKDVQAACERQQPDLILMDLVMPGVDGFTAIRDLQKTDQYAQIPVVAVTASLINQASLKQRCKKVGFKGFLPKPFPKPELLKILADLLNLNLYQGTLTAPVDEKIVIPPSEIIDQLQNHLADGNIEKIESMAADIASMDSGQYSTFARHLGQLAADIQLTKIEQLLDQSSEDI; encoded by the coding sequence ATGAGTTTTATTCAAACCCGAAAATTTTATCCGAATTCTTTGCGCTGGAAGCTGATTACCGGGGCGGCGATTATCCATGCCGTTTTGATGTCGCTGTTTATCTGGGATCTGGTGGTTCGCCAGAAAAAGGTGCTGTTTGAAAGGCAGCAGGAGCATGCCCATGCACTGTCTCAAACCCTTGCAGTCACCTGCGCCCACTGGCTTGTATCCTATGATATTGCAGGACTTCAGGAACTGATCAATGCACAGCGAATCTATCCGGAACTCTCCTTTGCCCTGATCACCGATATCAATAACAAGATACTGGCCCACACGGAGCCGGACAAAATCGGACAACTGGTTTTGGATATGCCAGAATATGCAAAAAATGCAGCCATCTACCTTCTGAACCAGATGGTGGACGTGGCAGTTCCGGTAAATCTTGCCGGCACGCATATCGGCTGGGTCAGAATCGGCATCGGCAACGTTACTTCAAACGAAAAGCTCAAGGCCATCGCATCGGATGGCGTATTCTACGCACTCAGCGCTATTTTTATCGGCGCACTCATCTCCTGGTTCATAGGCACCAAACTTTCCAGCAGATTGCACACGATTCAAAAAACCGTCAGACAAATCAAAGCCGACGGAGAATTTTCACCCATAGAACTGCCTGGAAATGATGAAGCGGCTCTTGTGGCCCACGAATTCAACCGCATGTTTGAAAAGCTGCAGCGACACCAACAGCGATTAAAAAACCTCAATGAAGACCTTGAAATTCTTGTTGACGAACGGACAAAAGAACTGCAAAAAAGCGTTGACGCCATCAAAACAAAAAATATGGAGTTGACGGAAACCAAGGAAGAGCTGGAAAAAGCCAACCTGGCAAAATCCGTTTTCCTTTCGAATATGTCCCATGAACTGCGAACGCCCCTGAATGCTATTCTTGGTTATGCCCAGATTTTTGCCGACGATCAAACCCTGAATGAAAAACAGCAGTCCGGCATTAAAACCATACATGATGCAGGGAATCACCTGCTGATGCTCATCAATGACATTCTTGATCTGTCTAAGATCGAAGCAGGCAAACTTGAACTGTTTACCCAACATGTTGTCCTTAAAAAATTCCTGCTGAGTCTGTGTGATATTATACGCAACCGGTGTGCCCAGAAGAAAATCTTGTTTCGATACGAACCGGACAAGGACCTGCCTGACATCATCGTGGTGGATGAGGTAAGACTTCGTCAAATCCTGCTCAACCTTCTTTCCAATGCAGCCAAGTTTACCGACAAGGGGTATTGTCTTTTTGCAGTGAAGGCTGAATCCCTTGCTAAAGAAAAGACAAGATTGACATTCATTGTAGAAGACTCAGGGCCGGGCATCGCCAAAGAATCTCAGAAAGAGGCGTTCGAACCGTTCAAACAATTGGGAGAACGCCTTAAATATGCAGAAGGAACCGGTTTGGGCTTGAGTATCAGCCTGCAACTGGCCACGCTTATGGATGGAACCCTGTCACTGATCAGTCCGGTCCATGAGGATGACGTTCCCGAATACGGTTCTGGAAGCCGGTTTGTCTTTACGACGATTGTTGAAACCTGTGCCATGCATTCCCATGAAAAACACCTTGAACCCGATGCCGTATACAGACTTGGGGAATTTGAGCCGGGAGCCAAAACAATTCTGATTGTCGATGACCGGCCAAGCAACCGTGCGGTGCTCAAGGATACGCTTGAGCCCCTCGGCTTTATAATAAACGAAGCCGCGGACGGAAAAGATGTTCAGGCGGCCTGTGAAAGACAACAGCCGGATCTCATCTTGATGGATCTTGTCATGCCTGGTGTTGACGGTTTCACGGCAATCAGAGATCTTCAGAAAACCGATCAATATGCCCAAATCCCGGTTGTGGCCGTTACAGCGTCACTTATCAACCAGGCCAGTTTAAAGCAACGATGTAAAAAAGTAGGGTTCAAAGGTTTTTTGCCCAAGCCCTTTCCAAAGCCGGAATTACTTAAAATCCTTGCAGATCTGCTTAACCTGAACCTGTATCAAGGCACGCTAACGGCACCTGTTGATGAGAAAATTGTTATCCCACCGTCTGAAATTATAGACCAGCTGCAAAATCACCTGGCAGACGGAAACATTGAAAAAATAGAATCCATGGCAGCGGACATAGCAAGTATGGACTCAGGACAATACAGCACATTTGCCCGGCACCTGGGTCAACTGGCCGCCGATATTCAGCTTACAAAAATTGAACAACTTTTGGATCAATCATCTGAGGATATATGA
- a CDS encoding L-serine ammonia-lyase, iron-sulfur-dependent, subunit alpha — protein MVFSLKDILRLQVAPALGCTEPVAVALAAAAAAALIADRLFDAIEAWVDPNIYKNGMAVTIPGSNNLSGLDRAAALGAFGGDPTRGLEVLDAVPEHVLDQVVAFCRTPAVPVHLLDNVQGICVRVRITVGGRQAEAEIRDYHDQIVRLAVDGKDLETHPLLFKIRQDNEPDRAHVESWIKGLTLDELVALVDQLDDEDRKFLKEGVKINMRLADYGLKYGPGLGIGRAFERLIRQNLICKDMVLAARMLASAAADARMAGVNLPAMSSAGSGNHGLTAVLPIWAVKDHVTCPEDVVIEALGLSHMITAYIKAYTGRLTAICGCSVAAGAGAAAGVAYLLGGTTAHIAGAISNLIEDLAGVICDGAKPGCALKLATAAGTAVQSALFALQGVRVRANGITGLSPEKTMQNIGTLSREGMIETDRTILKIMIEKKFTEKE, from the coding sequence ATGGTGTTTTCATTGAAAGATATTTTAAGGCTCCAGGTTGCGCCGGCCCTTGGGTGTACCGAGCCCGTGGCCGTTGCGCTGGCCGCGGCTGCTGCCGCCGCCCTGATTGCCGACAGACTTTTTGACGCCATTGAAGCCTGGGTAGACCCCAATATTTACAAAAACGGCATGGCCGTGACCATCCCCGGCTCCAACAATCTGTCCGGCCTGGACAGGGCCGCAGCCCTGGGCGCATTCGGCGGCGACCCGACACGGGGTCTGGAAGTGCTGGACGCCGTTCCTGAACACGTCCTGGATCAGGTGGTTGCGTTCTGTAGAACCCCCGCTGTGCCCGTCCATCTGCTTGACAATGTCCAGGGCATCTGTGTGCGGGTGCGCATTACGGTCGGCGGCCGTCAGGCTGAAGCGGAAATCAGGGATTATCATGACCAGATTGTCCGGCTGGCTGTTGATGGAAAAGATCTTGAAACCCATCCCTTGCTGTTTAAGATACGGCAAGACAACGAGCCTGATCGGGCCCATGTGGAGAGTTGGATCAAGGGTTTGACCCTGGACGAACTTGTGGCCCTTGTGGACCAGCTGGACGACGAGGACCGGAAGTTTCTCAAAGAGGGGGTAAAGATCAATATGCGCCTGGCGGATTACGGATTGAAATACGGCCCGGGGCTTGGCATCGGCAGGGCCTTTGAACGGCTGATTCGACAGAATCTGATCTGCAAGGACATGGTGCTTGCCGCCCGGATGCTGGCCTCTGCCGCAGCAGATGCCAGAATGGCTGGGGTCAATCTCCCGGCCATGAGTTCAGCCGGCAGCGGCAACCATGGGTTGACAGCTGTTTTGCCCATCTGGGCGGTCAAAGATCATGTGACCTGCCCCGAGGATGTCGTGATCGAGGCCCTGGGGCTGAGCCATATGATTACAGCCTATATCAAGGCATATACCGGCCGACTGACTGCCATCTGCGGTTGTTCAGTGGCAGCCGGAGCCGGTGCCGCCGCCGGCGTTGCCTATCTGTTAGGGGGCACCACGGCGCACATTGCCGGGGCCATCTCCAACCTCATCGAAGACCTGGCCGGGGTGATCTGTGACGGCGCCAAACCCGGCTGTGCCCTGAAACTTGCCACAGCCGCCGGCACCGCAGTTCAATCCGCCCTGTTTGCCCTGCAGGGGGTTCGGGTGCGGGCCAACGGTATCACCGGCCTGTCACCTGAAAAAACAATGCAGAACATTGGCACCCTCTCCCGGGAAGGCATGATTGAGACAGATCGAACGATTCTGAAAATCATGATCGAAAAAAAATTTACCGAAAAAGAGTGA
- a CDS encoding FeoA family protein — MYSSLLDAPVNTELVLLKVTNPVLEKWLQRMGLFTGGHIIRQDEDVNFYTVRVRGENGDVVIPAGMVMKLYIHLESGEKIPLNQMKKGQEGHVEIHSGGPFIEKSLAKLGIPVDGNIRFVRALPHMDYLVLINRRERTRLSEGEAARIWGHYPGKEATQFYFAKKDLDFEVTEVMGGPRGVKHLKTHGVTEGVKLTLESIDQANSLQEHGPASTPVTISSPGGLRLFLTPEKAGAVIVRTMT; from the coding sequence ATGTATTCGTCATTGCTTGATGCACCGGTAAATACTGAACTTGTATTGCTCAAGGTCACCAATCCTGTTCTGGAAAAATGGTTGCAACGCATGGGGTTGTTCACCGGCGGACACATTATCCGGCAGGACGAAGACGTTAATTTTTATACAGTTCGTGTGCGCGGAGAAAATGGCGATGTGGTCATCCCGGCAGGCATGGTGATGAAGCTGTATATCCATCTGGAGTCCGGGGAAAAGATCCCTTTGAACCAGATGAAAAAAGGCCAGGAAGGGCATGTGGAGATTCATTCCGGCGGACCGTTTATTGAAAAATCTCTTGCGAAATTAGGTATTCCCGTGGACGGTAATATTCGTTTTGTCCGGGCTTTGCCCCATATGGACTATCTGGTCCTGATCAATCGACGGGAAAGGACACGGCTGTCCGAAGGGGAGGCCGCAAGGATATGGGGGCATTATCCCGGAAAGGAGGCGACCCAGTTCTATTTTGCCAAAAAAGATCTTGATTTTGAGGTTACCGAAGTGATGGGCGGCCCAAGGGGTGTTAAGCATCTGAAAACCCATGGGGTGACGGAGGGTGTCAAACTGACCCTGGAATCCATTGATCAGGCCAATTCCCTGCAGGAACACGGCCCGGCAAGCACGCCGGTTACCATTTCAAGTCCGGGCGGACTGCGCCTGTTTCTTACGCCTGAAAAAGCCGGTGCAGTCATCGTCCGGACAATGACATGA
- a CDS encoding thioesterase family protein, producing MKETLKPGIRYKHKFTVPASKTVSALYPEAEEFQMMPEVFATGFLVGLLEWTCIKAVNPHIDWPREQTVGIHIDASHEAATPPGLEVTVVAELTDVKGKKLVFHVEAHDGVDLISKATHVRFVVNKEQFDARLSKKTK from the coding sequence ATGAAAGAGACGTTGAAGCCCGGTATCCGATATAAACACAAATTCACAGTTCCCGCGTCAAAAACCGTTTCGGCGCTCTATCCCGAAGCTGAAGAGTTTCAGATGATGCCCGAAGTCTTTGCCACGGGATTTTTAGTGGGGCTGCTTGAATGGACATGCATAAAAGCCGTCAATCCCCACATCGACTGGCCCCGGGAACAAACCGTTGGCATACACATTGACGCAAGCCATGAAGCGGCAACGCCGCCGGGGTTGGAGGTCACGGTTGTCGCGGAATTAACAGACGTTAAGGGGAAAAAACTGGTCTTTCATGTTGAGGCCCATGATGGTGTTGATTTGATTTCAAAGGCCACGCATGTACGATTTGTGGTGAATAAAGAGCAGTTCGATGCAAGATTGTCCAAAAAAACAAAATAG
- a CDS encoding phosphate/phosphite/phosphonate ABC transporter substrate-binding protein: MKTQGKIYFSSIIILGILIIPGYQTHEIYPGPRYSAVKKTKDRHIHHFAVHPLYNPARLVEAYQPMINYLNRHLDGDQILLEASWDYADYEAKFKEPRISFLLSNPWQTLQGIKNGFEVIAMAGDARDFKGIFIVRKDSPVQTPLDLKGQSVCYPAPTALAACIMPQLFLYRSGLDINTDIENHYVGSQESSIMNVWLRQHPAGATWPPSWRDFQKNFPEKAEQLKVIWETPHLVNNSVMARKSLPQSLKLRIRALLVSLHESPGGDAILSAMETRRFHNADNKSYEEVKSYIDTFEKKVRKVKTQ, translated from the coding sequence ATGAAAACACAGGGAAAAATTTATTTTTCGTCAATCATCATCCTGGGTATCCTAATTATCCCGGGATATCAAACCCATGAGATTTATCCGGGGCCCCGGTACAGCGCTGTAAAAAAAACAAAAGATAGACATATCCACCACTTTGCCGTTCACCCGCTGTACAATCCGGCCAGGCTCGTTGAGGCCTATCAGCCGATGATCAATTACCTGAACAGACACTTGGACGGCGATCAAATCCTTCTTGAAGCGTCATGGGATTATGCCGATTATGAGGCTAAATTCAAGGAGCCAAGAATCTCCTTTCTGCTCTCCAATCCATGGCAGACCCTTCAGGGGATAAAAAACGGATTTGAGGTCATTGCCATGGCAGGCGACGCCCGGGACTTTAAAGGCATTTTCATCGTCCGAAAAGACAGCCCAGTCCAAACCCCTTTGGATCTTAAAGGTCAAAGCGTGTGTTATCCTGCACCCACCGCCCTTGCCGCCTGCATCATGCCCCAACTTTTTTTGTACCGCTCAGGACTCGATATCAATACCGATATTGAAAATCATTATGTGGGTTCCCAGGAATCTTCCATTATGAATGTATGGCTCAGGCAGCATCCGGCCGGTGCAACCTGGCCGCCATCGTGGCGGGACTTTCAAAAAAATTTTCCTGAAAAAGCTGAACAGCTTAAAGTCATCTGGGAAACCCCACACCTGGTGAATAACTCTGTGATGGCCAGAAAAAGCCTGCCCCAGTCCCTCAAACTTCGGATCAGGGCACTGCTGGTCAGCCTGCATGAAAGCCCTGGGGGCGACGCCATTTTAAGCGCCATGGAAACCCGCCGTTTCCACAACGCCGACAACAAAAGTTATGAAGAGGTGAAATCCTACATAGATACCTTTGAAAAAAAGGTCCGCAAGGTAAAAACCCAATGA
- a CDS encoding heavy metal translocating P-type ATPase translates to MTACPTSPITIVSELPNRMRLKGRFLRDPELDPDYLEATLEAIPGVESARLNGRASSVIVQYDGRAEIRDAVLGCIQDLPLDVFQGKNDRKSPPSLLGLSVKGALSIACFFLPALFAAPIALVLSAPVIMDGLYCLWHRKLKVEVLDGAAVAFSLWRRDYFTATTIVALLSLGEYFEKVSENKTTGLLKSLLKPQNDKIWIEKDGQEIQIPFEEAGIGDRVVCGPGEMIPVDGRVVVGEAAVNQSSVTGESVPVHVKPGDEVISGSVIEDGRIIFEALHVGAETSVARISKFLEDSLRYESDSQKKSDELADKLVPLTFGLGVGLFALTRDLEKAAAVLTVDYSCVIKLSSPVAVRVAMHTAALQGVLLKGAQAVDSLARVDTLIFDKTGTLTRGELQVTDIFSARDLDEDQLLVLAASAEEHYAHPVASAVVGAARDRALALSPTSQVDFIVAHGVSAYIDDLNVLVGSRHFIEDDEGIDCSGADKAALAFQSEGKSLLYVARDGKLEGVLGLRDELRPEASAVLAGLKAAGIKKIIILTGDTERTANALAASLPEVDEVYAELRPEDKAAIVARLKDEGCILGFTGDGVNDAPALVSADVGICLPSGADLAKESAQVILLKEDLNTLLIARLIALRCQETIKQAFVSAVSLNSSFLLLATLGWLRPVAAAILHNLSTVGIIGYAGIREKQLIDHAQETPEAGEVS, encoded by the coding sequence ATGACCGCATGCCCCACCTCCCCAATTACCATCGTCAGTGAGCTGCCCAACCGGATGCGCCTGAAGGGCAGATTCCTGCGGGACCCGGAACTGGACCCCGATTACCTGGAAGCTACCCTGGAGGCCATTCCGGGTGTTGAGTCTGCTCGCTTGAACGGCAGGGCCTCTTCGGTCATTGTTCAGTATGACGGCCGGGCAGAAATCCGGGATGCGGTACTGGGGTGTATCCAGGACCTGCCCCTGGATGTGTTTCAAGGAAAGAACGATAGAAAATCTCCGCCCTCGCTCTTAGGCCTGTCAGTGAAAGGGGCCTTGTCCATTGCCTGCTTTTTTCTGCCTGCGTTATTTGCCGCGCCCATCGCCCTGGTGCTGTCCGCCCCTGTAATTATGGACGGCCTGTACTGTCTTTGGCACCGAAAGCTTAAGGTGGAGGTGCTGGATGGGGCTGCCGTGGCATTTTCCTTGTGGCGGCGGGATTATTTTACGGCCACCACCATTGTGGCCCTGCTTTCCCTGGGCGAATATTTTGAAAAAGTCAGTGAAAATAAAACCACAGGCCTGCTTAAAAGTCTGTTAAAACCCCAGAACGATAAAATCTGGATCGAGAAGGACGGCCAGGAGATCCAGATCCCCTTTGAAGAGGCGGGGATCGGGGATCGGGTGGTTTGCGGCCCCGGAGAAATGATTCCCGTGGACGGCCGGGTGGTGGTCGGGGAGGCTGCCGTGAATCAGAGTTCGGTGACTGGAGAGTCTGTGCCCGTCCATGTGAAGCCCGGGGATGAGGTCATTTCAGGTTCCGTCATTGAAGACGGCCGCATTATTTTCGAGGCACTCCATGTGGGGGCTGAAACATCCGTGGCAAGGATTTCCAAGTTCCTGGAAGATTCGTTGCGGTATGAATCCGATTCCCAGAAGAAAAGTGATGAACTGGCAGATAAATTGGTGCCCCTTACCTTTGGTCTGGGTGTCGGGCTCTTTGCGTTGACCCGTGATCTGGAAAAAGCGGCGGCCGTGCTTACCGTGGATTATTCCTGCGTGATCAAATTGTCCAGCCCTGTTGCCGTTCGCGTGGCCATGCATACCGCAGCCCTGCAGGGTGTACTGCTTAAAGGTGCCCAGGCCGTGGACAGTCTGGCCAGGGTGGACACGCTTATATTTGACAAAACCGGTACATTGACCCGGGGTGAGCTTCAGGTGACGGACATATTCAGTGCCCGGGATCTCGACGAGGACCAGCTTCTTGTGCTGGCCGCCTCGGCCGAAGAGCATTATGCCCACCCCGTGGCGTCTGCCGTGGTGGGTGCAGCCCGGGACAGGGCGCTGGCACTGTCCCCCACCAGCCAGGTGGACTTTATCGTGGCCCACGGGGTCTCCGCCTATATTGACGATCTCAACGTTCTGGTGGGCAGTCGGCATTTTATAGAGGACGATGAAGGCATTGACTGTTCCGGCGCAGATAAAGCGGCCCTGGCGTTTCAGAGCGAGGGAAAAAGTCTGCTTTATGTGGCCCGGGACGGAAAGCTTGAAGGTGTATTAGGGCTGCGGGATGAGCTTCGGCCCGAGGCATCGGCCGTGCTTGCCGGACTTAAGGCGGCCGGTATTAAGAAAATCATCATCCTCACCGGGGACACGGAACGCACCGCCAATGCCCTGGCCGCGTCTTTGCCGGAAGTGGACGAGGTGTATGCCGAATTGCGGCCCGAGGATAAAGCGGCAATTGTGGCCCGGCTCAAGGATGAAGGCTGTATCCTGGGATTTACCGGAGACGGTGTGAACGATGCCCCGGCCCTGGTCTCTGCTGACGTGGGAATTTGTCTGCCATCGGGTGCGGACCTGGCCAAGGAGTCTGCCCAGGTGATCCTGCTCAAGGAAGATTTGAACACCCTGCTCATTGCCCGATTGATTGCCCTGCGCTGCCAGGAGACCATAAAACAGGCCTTTGTTTCCGCCGTGTCCCTCAATTCTTCATTTTTATTACTGGCCACCCTGGGATGGCTCCGTCCCGTGGCAGCAGCAATCCTTCATAATCTCTCCACCGTGGGAATTATAGGGTATGCCGGTATACGGGAAAAACAGCTTATTGATCATGCCCAGGAGACCCCTGAAGCGGGCGAGGTGTCCTGA
- a CDS encoding MASE3 domain-containing protein, producing MGQKFFYFVLLVGLFFTTFVNYLLFHTLAELFSIIVAASFFMITWNSQKYIKNPYLLFIGIAYLFIAFLDLLHTLSYKGMPIFTDYDFYANQLWIGARYMEALTLLTAFFFLNTSKRFNPELLFFIYTVITVMLVASIFVWRVFPVCFIDGTGLTAFKKNSEYIICAILLVSMGLLHKNRHLFEGEIYSWILISMGCTIVAELAFTFYISNYGISNLIGHYFKIFSFYYIYKAIVMTGIREPYKIIFKELDTTITVLNDEIAVRKKLEHEKEETIVKLKTALQDIKTLEGLVPICSHCKKIRDDKGYWNHLETYLDKHSHATFSHGICPECIKTHYPDYVEK from the coding sequence ATGGGGCAAAAATTTTTTTATTTTGTACTCCTTGTCGGTCTTTTCTTCACAACTTTTGTAAATTATCTGCTTTTTCACACATTGGCGGAACTTTTCAGTATCATTGTCGCAGCGTCCTTTTTCATGATCACCTGGAACTCCCAAAAGTATATAAAAAATCCCTATCTCTTGTTCATTGGGATTGCATATCTTTTCATCGCGTTTTTAGACTTGCTTCATACGCTTTCGTACAAAGGGATGCCGATATTCACAGACTATGACTTTTATGCCAATCAATTGTGGATTGGTGCCCGGTATATGGAAGCGTTGACCCTTTTGACCGCTTTTTTCTTTTTGAACACCAGCAAACGGTTTAATCCCGAACTTTTGTTTTTTATTTATACGGTGATCACCGTAATGCTTGTGGCAAGTATTTTTGTGTGGCGGGTTTTTCCTGTCTGCTTTATAGATGGAACCGGCCTGACCGCCTTCAAAAAGAACAGTGAATATATTATCTGTGCCATTCTTCTTGTGTCCATGGGACTGCTGCACAAAAATCGGCACCTGTTTGAAGGCGAAATTTATAGTTGGATACTGATTTCGATGGGGTGTACCATCGTCGCTGAGCTGGCGTTTACATTTTACATATCCAACTATGGAATTTCAAATCTCATTGGGCACTATTTTAAAATTTTTTCATTTTACTATATTTACAAAGCCATTGTCATGACCGGTATCAGAGAGCCGTACAAAATAATATTCAAGGAGCTGGATACCACCATCACCGTTTTAAATGATGAAATTGCGGTAAGAAAGAAACTTGAACACGAAAAGGAAGAGACGATTGTGAAATTGAAAACCGCGCTCCAGGACATAAAAACTCTGGAAGGCCTGGTGCCTATCTGTTCGCACTGTAAGAAAATCCGTGATGACAAAGGGTATTGGAACCACCTGGAAACATATCTTGATAAACATTCCCACGCCACATTTAGTCATGGGATCTGCCCGGAATGTATTAAAACGCATTATCCTGATTATGTAGAGAAATGA